In Spirosoma pollinicola, the genomic window CAGAAATCGGTCTGGTTCTGCTTCGACACAAAAGCGGCAATCAGTTCGCGCTCCGCACTGGTCAGGGTGCTATCGGGCGAACCGGCACGCAGGAGTGCCTGAGCCAGTGCATACAAATGCTGACCCGTATCGGGCCGATACATGACAAGGCTCCGAATACCCGGAACGCCGTCTGGAAGTGGAATATGGGGCATAATCAATGTAGAATTTAAAATGAGGGAATGATTGAATGCTATCGGTTCGTTTACTTCCTTATCCAGATAGCACCGAAGGCGATGAGGAAGGCGGCAGAGAATACGACAAGTGCATTGCCAATTCCGCCCAATGTACTAGTTAAGCTGCCGACAAACAGCACCGCCGTGGCCGTAAACAGCCGCCCAATGTTGAAACAGAAACCCGTAGCCGTAGCCCGTATCGAGGGCGAAAACAAGGTTGGCACGTAACTCGACAGCGAACCCTGACTAATCCCGAAGAATAACGACAGCAGGGCCACTTCGCCATACACTACAGGCGAGAATACATGATTAGTGAGAAAGAGCAATCCACAGGCCAGTATACAACCCAGAAAAGTCAGGAGCAATGTAGGTCGTGGTCCTAATCGGGCCACCAGAAAACCCGACGCAACACCGCCCAGAATACCCCCCATTCCCAGCAGCATCATGGTAATGCCACGTTCGGTCTGGCCGGTTTGGCCCGCTGGCAACAGCGATTGTACCCAGGTAGGTATCCAGGAAAAAATCCCCCAGAGACCAATTAAGACCGAACCAAAAATAATGGCCCCGCTGATCAGATTGGGCTTATTTTCGACACTAAACAGATTGGGTTTGCTTGTCGACAGTTCGCTTCGTCCCTGTTGCCAGAGAATTGACTCGGGCAGGAATATCCAGACCAGAAACGCCACCGTGAGCGGCAGGATTCCGATGCAAAAAGCCAGTCGCCAATCGCTGAACCCACTCATCAGGCCACCCGTTGCCACAATACCCACCGGAAACGCCGTTGCCAGCACACCCAACGCAATCGGACGCGAATTCACAGGCCAAACCTCCGACAAATAGACGGTTGAGATCAACAAAATACCGCCTACACCGGCACCCGTTAAGGCCCGAAGTAGAAACAATACATATTCGTTCGGCACAAAAACCGTTGCCAGCATTGCGCCCCCGCATAATCCCGTCGCCAGCGCTAACGCCCGAACGCGCCCCAGCCGGTCGGCCAATGGACCAAAGAGTAGGCCGCCCGTCATCCAGCCATAGAGAAAAGCCGCGCTGACCCAGGCACCCACTTCTCCTATTTCCTCAGCCGATGTGGACCCGTCAAGGAGTTGAGGCAGCGCTACCGGCAAATAGGTGGCCATAAGTGTACTGGCCGTCCCCCCGAACAGGTAGGCTACCAGGCAAAGAGCGAAACCAACCCAAGGCAATTTTACAGATTTTACCTGATTTACAGGAAGTTGTATGGTGTTCATAACTTAATTTTTAGCGATGCATATAGACTGAAACCTACCGCAACATACCCTGATCGAACGTCAGCGACAGGTAATACAAACCACCCACGGCCGGTGAACCGTAGGCCTGCACAACGTACTGATTGGTCAGGTTCGACGCGCCTATTTTGAGTAACGCCTTGTAGCTCGGCAGTTTGAGCGTGACCTGTGCGTCGATCAGGTTATAGGCCTGAATACGACCGGGACGCAGGTCGTTGAACGAGCCCACCCAGTCGAATGCATCCTGCCAGTGCCAGGCCACATTGAAACCAACATTGGGCATGATAGTCCGATGTCCAATCGTCACATTGGTTTTATACCGGGGTGTATTGAAAGCCGGAATGTTGTTTGGGTCCGCATTTTGCAGGTTAAAGGCCGACCAGGTACCATTGCCCGTCAGGGTATAGCCACTGGCGGTAACGTAGTTCAGGCCAAGCGTGGCTCCCTGCGCCGTTACGCGGTCGGGCGCATTGGTATATAGCTGAAATGCCTGATAGGCCGAATTCAGAATATCCTGTGCGGCAGCGGGATTAATGCTGCCATCAGCCGCCAGCACGGGACTATTGGGTCGAATGACAACGGTGTTCAGGATGAAATTTCGATACGCCCCAAAGTAGTAATTTGCATCGAGTGAGAAGCGGCTCGATAGCAACGCCCGATAGCCAACTTCGAAGCTTTGCACCCGCTCGGGAGCGATGTACGGCACATTCGACTTACTCAGGTTATTTTTGTTGTTCAGCACCGCCTGTTGCGGACCAACACTGTTGACCTCGCCCAGAAAGCCGTTCACAAAGCCGCCGATACTGGTTGAGTTAAATGAGTTTTCGTACACATTCATCCCGGCGCTGTTGCTCGGTGCACCGCCCAGAATCGTGATGGGGCCAACATTGAGTTTGATAAACTGATCGCTGGGAGTTGGATTTCGATAGCCCGTCTGGAACGAAGCCCGAAAATGATGCCGGTCGCCGGGCGAAAACACCGCCGAGGCCCGGGGCGTAAAATACCCCGCGAAGTTCTGATTTTTGTCGTAGCGACCTGATACGGTTAATTTCAGCTTATCAGCCAGCATCGACCTGCTCAATTGAGCAAACGCACCAACCTCGCTGTACAAAATCCGACCGCCTTTATCGTCAAATAAGGTTCCGTTCGTGAACAGGCTGAACTGCCGAAAATTACCCCCAACCAGCAAATCCGTACCCGATAAACCTGCCGATTTCAACGCCGGAGTGAAGTTGTACTGCGCATCGGCATGGTACATATTCGTCTGGCTCAGAATACCCGCACCGGCCAGTCCCTGAATGCCAATGAGCCGCGCCTTTTGCTGTTCATAGTCGGCGGAGCCAGGCAACAAACGACCCTGATCGGCAAATGAGCGGGCACTTGTGTTATCGCTGCCCGTTACGCCCTGAATTTTCCCCTGATAGGCGGCTGTGTACCGGTCGAACCAGGTTTGATCGGCTACATTCGGGGCCACCACGTTTCCGTTGAGATCGCGCACCCATGTCCGGGCAATTTGCTGTCCCAGCGAACGCGTGTTATACGAATCGTGCGAATCCTCCTGATTGGTGTAGCCGCGCACCATAAAGTTGGCTCCCCGCAATTCGACCCGGTGCTGAAGCAGCGAAAAGCCGTTTACCGAAAATCGGTTACTGCCCGTATAATTAGCGGTTCCCTTCGCGTAGTTGAACGAATAAATGGCCTCCAGTTTTGGGGTAATCCGGTAATGAACCGCCCCGTTCAGTTTCAGGCTATAGACGTTGTAATCAGTCAGGTCTTTTTCGAGATACCCCGTCCGGGCTACTTTGCCAATGCCCGTGATGGTACGATTTACCTCATCGCCATACACATTCAGACCATTGTAAGCCGGGTTGCCGAGTCCCCGCTTTTCGGGCGATGTAGTAGCGTCCACATCGGTATAATCGGTAGCAAACCAGTCGAGGCCCTTCATATACGACCCCACCAGCTTTATTGCCAGCCGGTTACTAAACACTTTGGCATAGCGCAGGCCGTAGTCCTGATAAACTGCCGCCCCCGTATTGGGGTCATTAATATGGTTGACGCCAACTTTCGTCTGCACGCTCAACCCCTGATAGGTAAACGGATTTTTGCTGGTCATCAGTAGTGCCCCATTGAAGGCCGCCGGACCGTATAAAGCCGAAGCCGCGCCCGGCACCAGCTCAACGCTCTCGGCATCCAGATCGCTCAGGCCAAACATATTACCGACCGAAAAGCCAAAGCCGGCCGGTTGATTATCGACCCCGTCGATGAGTTGCAGGAACCGGCTATTTCCAGTGCTGGCAAAACCCCGCGTGTTAATCTGTTTGTACGTCAGGCCACTCGTGACCATATCAACCCCTTTCAGGTTATTGATGCCTTCGTAAAACGTAGCCGACGGTGTCTCCCGGATGGCACGTGCGTCCATTTTCTCGACGGTTACGGGAGCCAGCAATAAACTCTCCTCCACCCGCGATGCCGCCACAACCACGTCCTGCAACGCATTGGTAGCCACTTGAAGTACCACCGTAACAGGCTGGTTTCCTTCAGCTACGGTAACTGTCCGGCTTTGATAGCCAACCATCGAAATCTTCAGTGCTAAAGGGCCACGTTGATTGGTCGTCAACGAAAACTGACCGGCGGCATCCGCGACGGTGCCTGTTTGCTGGCCTTTGACAACCACGCTGGCCCCCGCCATTGGCTGGCTGTTATCGGCATCGCGTATGGTTCCCGACACCCGTCGCGACTGCGCCCAGGCGGTCGACGTAGCTAGATATAGCAGGGTCAGCAAGGCAATAAGTACGCTTGTTTTCATGTCTATTTGAGTAAAAAAAGCAAATGAGGGGGTATGCCGGCCAAAAACAGGTAGTTTCCGGTCGGTTGACTAAAATCCAGTAAATGAGTGAATCGGTTTGTTTTTAGGTTCGCCGTTCGGCTATATGTACCGCAAGACTTGAGAGCAATTACCCTGTCAACCAGTTAATGTTTTTGTGTAGGATATCCACCCGGTGGCCGAACATAGCCCCGCCCGGTAATCCGCTCGCCAAGCATTTCGTAGTATGCCGGATCGGCCGGGGCTACCGTTGCCAGCCCATCCACATACTTGTTGTACAACGAGAACAGCGCGGTTATCAGCACGGTATCGTGAATCTCGCGGTCGGTGGCACCGGCTTCGCGGGCGCGGGCAACGGCTTCGGTCGTCACGGCTTTCCCGCTCGTTTGGGCAAGAGCTGAAATCTGAAGCAATGCCTTCATTTTTTCGCTGACGGGAGCCGTTTCGATATCCTGTTTCACAGCACGGGCTGTTTCGTCGTCGCCCAGCAACAGATCAGCGGCCTTGGTATGAGCCGCTTCGCAGAAGTTCGTGCAGTTGCGCGACGACACCAGCGCGGCAATCAGTTCGCGCTCCCCCTGCGACAACGTTGATTCGCCCCGCAGCAGAATCTGCGTCAACTCGCGAATGGGCTGAGCCGTATCTAAACGATATTCGAGCAGTCCCGTAATACCGGGAAGTTGCTCAGGCAGTGGTATGTGTGGCATGTGTTGAGCTATTGAATTTTTTCTACAACCCCGACCCATCCGCTTTACCCCGTGCTGCGGCGTAGGAACCAATATTTTTACCACAGGTCAAGCCCACTGAGCAGTCAAAACGGTAGTGGATCAGGCCGTAAATCCGTGAGTTCGACGCTTCCTGTGCCTGTGCCCAGAATTCGTCTGTCCGTTCGGGGAAGATGCTGCCTAACACAACAGCCGCAGCCGCCGAGAAGGTCGAGTGCCCCGAGGTGTAGGAAGGGAAGTTAGGCAGGCCAACCGAGGTTTTCATGCCAAACTGCTGCGGACGAGGGTAGTAGTAATACGACTTCGTATCCCAGCAGCAAATGCCCGCATCCATTAGTGCCGTGCCAACTAAGGCCAACGTCCGGGCCATACGAACTTCGCTGTATTTGGCATCATTGGCCGCGTTGGCAGCCGCCCTCATCCAGTGGCCGGGGGGCGTGTAGCTGCCAGCACCATCCGACCAGTAGTTGGCAATTCGGGCCTGCTCGCGGGTCTGGCTTTTATTGATCGTTTTCAACTCGTCCATCGCTGTCGCAAACTCGGGGCTGTTGAGGGCCGGTGGCGGTCCAGGCCGAAGCGCAACTTTTGTAGCGGCATCGAAATTCCAGGTTGTTACCGCCCCGTAGTTTGGCAGCATAGGCGGGCGCAACGGACTTTCCTGACTCAGCCAAACCTCACTCAATCCGCGTCCTTTAGCCGCTTCGATCATACCCGCCGTGAGGGTCTGGTTGTTAGCGGCACTCATACCATCGGTTTTGGCGCGGGCCATTAGTTTAGCGGCCACCTGATTACCCAGATCAGCACCAGCCGTTAAGTCGCTCGCTACGTTCATACCCGCCCATAAACGGCTGTTTTTATGCTCGGCCAGTTTGGCGTCCAGGTAAGGGCCTTCGCCGGGAAACATCGCTTTTAATACTGTATAGGATGCAGCCGCCACCACCGCATCTTCCGACGGATAGGCCGGTAGAGCCGAAGCTGGTAAGGCGACCCGAACGGTTGCATCGACTTTTGAGGGAGCCGACCGGTTGAATTTGTACTTGTAATTCCAGGTGGCTACCAGTGCATCGTATTGCGCTACGCTCAGGTAGGCAAATGCGCGGGCTGAATAGGGCGGGTTAGAAAACGGAAACTTCGGATCGGCCAGTGGGTTGGCAGCATCGGGCAGCGGGTATTTCCCATCGGCATTTGAGGCTGGCGGCACGTTGTAGCGGGCGGCCAGTTCGCGGGCAATTTCGTTCCAGCGGTATACGGCACCAGTGCCCCAGTACACAACGGCTTCCTGTTGTTCCTGCGTTAAACTCGCCGATTTGGTTTTTAAATCAGCAACTTCAGCGAGGTAATCGGCGGAGGTTACCGCTGTTGGCGTGGCCACGGTTACGTCGGTGGGAGCAGTAAGGATGTATGTTTTCCAAGCACCGGCTTTCTCATCGACGCTGGCGGGTGCGTACCCCACGCGTTGCGGCTCGGTAATACTTTTATCGCAGGAAATGATGGCGGCTGATAAACCGATCATCAGGCAGCTGATGGTAAGTAATTGACTGTATTTTTTCATGGCGCTACGGCGATCCAGTTATTTTTTAAAATTGATTTGATACAACAAGCCCAGCATATAGCTCGTGCTCTGGCCTACATTCACCCCATCAACCACGTACCCGACGCGGGCATTGACGCCAATGTTGTGCGGCTGCACTTTGGCATACCAGCCCACCGAGGTAGCCTGCATGTTATTGGTCGGAAACGGCATATCGTTCCGGCGAATGTTGTCGCCATTCAGGCAGGACATGCGCTCGGCCCAGAATTCCGTTTGAAAGCCTTTCCGCAGCACACCTAACCGAACGGCGGCATCATAGGTATTGGGCACCTGTACTTCGTTTGTGTTATAGACCCGGTCGTTGGCCTGATAGGCGTCCTGGTCGATACGGGTGTTGCTGCGCCAGCCGTAGCTGCCATGCGCTGTTACATAAAGCCCGGTTTTACGTTCCCGGTAATTGAGCAACAGGCGCCCGGTAACGGTGCGGCACTGCAACCCGATCGACATTGGTAGAAAATTCGGCACATAATTACCGACTGGAATAGACCCACCCACAACGGCATTGACCGAGAATCCGCCAACCTGCACGGCTTTGACTTTCAGCCAGGCCGATACATCCTGAATGCCATGCTGCCCCATCAGGTTGCCTGCACTGGTACTGGTCCAGACATACGGCAGACTCAAAATAACGTTAACACGCTTGCTGATGCCGATAACGGGCATGAGCATAAAACTCTGCGTCGTTTGCGTACCGATGTTCAGGTTTTCGCGTTTCAGGCTTCCCTCCCAGTACTGATTCCAGGAGCTGTAACCGTACATGCCAGCCACACAGATTTGCCGCTTACTCATATATATCGCATCCTGCGGCATCTGGGCCTGAGCCGCAAAGGGCGTCAGAAAAGCAGCAACGATAAGGCATTTTAGACTTCTTTTCATTGGTTGGTTCTTTACTATACGATGGAGGTGTAGTGGATTGGTTGAGTAGTTAATTGTCAACTACTCAACCAATCCACTACTAGACTATTCAACTACTTAAAACCAGCGGGATACGTTGATCGAAACCAGGTAATCGGCAAAAGCAGCATCGCCATGTTTCAGACCCAGTGGGTCCAGGCGATCAGCATAACTGGTAATCCGGTTGCGATACACGGCAACAGGCACCGTGGCAGCTATCGACGTTTTGTGGCGCATGTACGACACGCCCGGCTCTACCGAGACGATATAACCCGGACGACGGAAACCGCTGCTGCCACCAAAGGCATCAATAGCCGGAACACCTTCAACCCGGCCGCCCAGCATAATAGCCAGGCCCGGAATCGCCTTGATTGACTGGCTCAAGCCAATACGAGCCGCAAACTGATCGGCTACGGAGAACTTACCCGTTACGAGGTCAATTGTAGTCGCTTCCGGGCTGCGTACAGTGCTGTTCGTTTCGCGTGGATTAAACAGGTAAAACCCATTCGCATAGGCCGTTAACGTTTTCGTTAGCGATACATATCCCTGAAGCTCAACGCTGACACCCACTCCGCCATCGCCTAACTGGATTGACTGATCGACAGGCTTGTTGATCGTATAATCGACCCCTTCTTTGGTGAGTTTATGAAAATTGTCAGTTACGCCATAGTTGCCCGTTGGCAGTTTGACACCCAACCCGACCGATAAGTTTGCTTTGGGCAGTTTGACAGGATTAACCAGCCAGTAGCTTCCCGAAAGGCGCAAATCGCCGATTCCCTGTGAGCCGGTATGAAAGCGTTTTTGCTCTGGATTTTGCGCGACGGTGTTGCCATAATGTTCATAAAGCGACGAGCGGTCATTGTCCTGAAGCGGCAGATTGACCGAAAAAGATAACCGCTGATTGACCATGTAGGTAAGCCCCAGGTCGATAGCGTGCGACACATTGATCACGTTGGTACCCTGTTCAACGCGCTGTTTTTGTTCTTCATCGCCCACAAAGTGCTTGTAGGACCGAAAGAAGCGGTAACCTGCCGATACCTGCCAGTGACCGGTACGTTGTTTGAAATAATCGGCAGAACCCGCCGGAGCAGCACAGCTCATGTGCCGAACGGCTACACAACCTTGCGCCGATACCGGGGCATTGGAAAGTACTATATAGGCAAACGCCAGAACGATTGTATAAATCGACTTCATGTAAAGAAATGTCTGAGATGGAAAATGAATGGACCATGGGATGACCCACAACGACAGGGCCGACGCAGCGCATAGGTTGTGCAAACACAAACCAGTATGGCCTATCAGTCCATCAGCATGATCAAAACCCGTCTAATCGCGGAGCCGAAACAGCTGAGCAGCAGGCTACAACCAGGAATGGTAAATTGATAGCAGTCACATAGTATAGTGTAGCCGTTTCAACGATACCAGCGCAGGTATCGAACGAATACGACTTATCTACACGAAAATGTGCAGACAAATAACCAGCAAAAGCTACGTCAATTTAGATCCGGAAACGCGATCAGGAATTCACCTCAGACTTCGGGAGGGGGAGAATGAACGGGGAGGGCGCGGGCAGCAAACACAAACAGAACGTTTGGAATGCGGACGGCTTCGCGCCAGCCAGGGGAGAGAAAGTTGAAAATGGATCCTGGATTAGGGGAGTATTCCTTTAGCAGGAATTTAAGAAGCTGATTGGCTTTTTTGTGCGGGTCTGTTGCCCCTGAAATATGGTCGTTTAGAAACGACAGCAAATCGCTCTGCCAGAACGAATGACTTTCGGACTGTAAACCCGTTATATGCAGTACATCGCCCTGTACTTCCAGACTTACCACACTGTAGTACTGCCCCCGGTAACTAAATCCATCGGAGGTCGTTCGGGTAATGGCACTGGCATCGGGCTGGCCTTTCAGGGGAATCTGAAACTCGACCATGCTATCCACCGACCGGTACACCATGAGCTGTTCCGACAGGTCATGCTCTGCCTGCCACCACGTACCCACAAACACCAGCACATACGCCAGGGTGTGGTAGAGGAACAAGCCAAAGAGACCGATGGATACTGCTTTCTTCACAAGTGTGATCAGTGAAACTTTTCTCAAAAATAATACTAATTTCTTAACAAAAACTAATCACTCTAGTTAACCGCTATTTTTTAATCAGTTTATAGGAATCTGTACAACGAACGGGGCCGCCTATTGTACAGATTCCTATAAGTAGCGCAATTCGGATTGTCCACTGCAATCAAAAGGCGTAGATTTGTGTTAGTAGACTACTGCATGATTTACGACAACCACAACCGCCCTATTTCCTATCTCCGGCTGGCCGTTACGGACCGCTGCAACTTGCGGTGCTTTTACTGCATGCCCGAAGAAGGCATAAAGTACCTGCCTAAACATCAGGTACTGTCCTATGAAGAGATGGAACGGCTGGTGCGCGTGTTGGCGAAACTGGGCGTTGAGAAAGTTCGTATCACGGGTGGTGAACCGTTCGTACGAGCTGGTTTGATGGACTTTCTGCATCGGCTAGCCGAGATTGATGGCCTCAACGACATTTCGCTGACAACCAATGGCGTATTGACGGCTCCGCACATACCGGCTCTGGCCGCTCTTGGCGTTAAATCAGTTAACTTGAGTCTGGATACCCTCGACCGGGCACGATTCCATAAAATTACCCGGCGCGATGAGTTGCCAGCCGTGTTGAAAACCCTGGATGCACTGCTGGAAGCGGGTATTCAAACCAAAATCAACGCCGTTGTTATGGATGGTCAGAATACGCAGGATCTGGTGCCATTGACGGAAATGACCCGCACCATGCCTGTCGATGTGCGGTTTATTGAAGAAATGCCGTTCAACGGCGAAGGGAGCCATTACCCGGTGCTCAACTGGACTCACAAACGCATTATTGAGGAAATCCGGGCGCATTTCCCTGATCTACAAAAACTACTCGATCCACCATTTTCGACGTCGGCCAACTACCAGATTCCGGGACATCAGGGGACTATTGGCGTCATTGCCGCTTTCAGCAGGACCTTCTGCGGCACCTGCAACCGCATTCGCATGACGGCGCAGGGAACGCTTAAAACCTGTTTGTATGATGACGGCGTTCTCGATGTTCGGGCGCTAATGCGCAGTGGTGCTTCCGACGAAGAACTCACAACCGCTTTCCTGAAAGCCTTTTCTCATCGCCCCGCCAACGGTTTCGAAGCCGAACAAAAACGGGATACCGTTACCGAGTCAATGTCTACGATTGGGGGGTAATGAACGCTGGCGCGGGTTTGAACCGCACGGGCGGCCCCGCCGTGCCTTTTTATATAGCCAGCATTCGCTGGCGTTCCAGCTTATTTATCCGCGTCAGTAAATACTGACGAAATAAGAGGCACGGGCGAATGCCCGCGCCAGCAACGCACTTCCTACCGCATCATGGCGGGAACACCTTCCAGGTATTTATTCGTGAACAACGCATCCACGTCCATCCGTTGAATCAAATCACCGGTAGGATCGGTAAGCAAGTGATTGCGAATCATCCAGTTGACAAACGATACCCAGACATTCCGGTGCATAAAGCCCCAATGGCCTTCTCCATCCAGATAATAGCTGGAAACCATTTGCTGACTTTGCTCGACAAAATTCCGTTTTAAGCTTGGGTGATTTGCCGTTTTCATTAAAATTCGGGCGGCTTCGTCGGGATTTTTGATGGCATACCGGTAGCCAGCCGCTGTTTCCTGCAAAAACCGTTTCAAAGCGTCACCGTTTTCTTCCGTCCATTTACTATGGCCGGTAAGAACGGGGTTGTATCCATACGGTATTTCGAACTCATCAAATAAAAACTGATTCAGTTCTACACCCTGAATATCGGCCAGTACACCCTCCCAGGTTAACCAGCACCAGGCAGCATCGACTTCCCGGGTCAATAAGGCACGCCAGATTCCCGACAAGCCTGATTTATGCGACACAAACTGACCACGACCATCGTCGTTCTGGATCATCTGCCGAATAATATCTTCCTCATATCGAGCACCGTATGAAGCATATACTTTACCATCCAGATCTTTCGGTCGGCTGATACCGCTTTCTTTCAATGTAACAATAGCACTAACGTCGCGGGCCAGTACAGAAGCCACTGCTAGTAACGGCACTCCATTTGTCTGGTAACTAACAACGCTTTCGGAGGGGGTAATACCTAGTTCGGCATTACCCTGAGCAACGCGCCGGGCGGGTGGTGTCTGGTAATTATCCTGATCGGGCAATATAAATTCAACATCAAGGCCGACCCGCTCATAATCTCCTTTTGCCAGAGCGACATAAAATCCTGTGTGGTTTGTATTTGGCGTCCGGTCGAGGGCTAAGCGAATTTTCGTGTTCATAATATTCGGTACTGCTACGGCTTCTTTATATGTCAGATCAAAAAACTAAACGGTCATTCAGGCAACTATAGACAAAAGTAATCAATTGAAAACAAACAGATTAACCTAATAATCAGGATCAGTTAATACCTACTTACCGTATGCCATTAATTAACTACAGAGTTGATGTAAGGTTTTTAAAAAATGACCTTACTACCCAATAAAAATGCAAAGGTGCAACGACTAAAAAACGTGTTCAATGACATGCGTCAGTAAACACGTTTGCACTAATTATCAACCTACAAATAGAATCTCATCAGCCAGGGCTTTTTCGTATTTTTCTTTACTGAATCGATATAAATAAGGGGCTTTATGTGCGCCACCCGTTTTGCGTTCGTCAAGCCGTTCAAGAATACCGTAGCCCAGCATCCGTTTCTGAAAATTCCGCCGGTCGAGCGGCTGGCCAAGAATCGTTTCGTAAAGTTGTTGCAGATCGGGCATGGTAAACTTATCAGGCAACAAATTATAGCCGATAGGCTGATAGCTCAATTGCCGACGCAACGTTTTCAAGGCCAGTGTAATCATGTCATTATGATCAAAGAGCAGGAGTGGAATTTGGTTGATGTCCCACCAGCGACACTCTGCGGCAAAAAAATCGGGTGTGGGTGTCACGCCGGCAAACTCGACCAGCGCATAATAACCAACGGAAACATCGCGGCTGGCAAATTCCTTCAGCGCTTCGTCGGGTAGCCCCAGCTTGGTCAATGTTTCCTCCCGGCTGTAGTTTTTATATCGGATCACATCGCCGAAAGTGTGAAACTGTTGCAGGAATAGTTCACTCAGCCCCGTGCGTTCCCGTAAGCTACGGTAGGCAGCCGTCTCCAGATTTTCTTCA contains:
- the moaA gene encoding GTP 3',8-cyclase MoaA, which codes for MIYDNHNRPISYLRLAVTDRCNLRCFYCMPEEGIKYLPKHQVLSYEEMERLVRVLAKLGVEKVRITGGEPFVRAGLMDFLHRLAEIDGLNDISLTTNGVLTAPHIPALAALGVKSVNLSLDTLDRARFHKITRRDELPAVLKTLDALLEAGIQTKINAVVMDGQNTQDLVPLTEMTRTMPVDVRFIEEMPFNGEGSHYPVLNWTHKRIIEEIRAHFPDLQKLLDPPFSTSANYQIPGHQGTIGVIAAFSRTFCGTCNRIRMTAQGTLKTCLYDDGVLDVRALMRSGASDEELTTAFLKAFSHRPANGFEAEQKRDTVTESMSTIGG
- a CDS encoding MFS transporter; translated protein: MNTIQLPVNQVKSVKLPWVGFALCLVAYLFGGTASTLMATYLPVALPQLLDGSTSAEEIGEVGAWVSAAFLYGWMTGGLLFGPLADRLGRVRALALATGLCGGAMLATVFVPNEYVLFLLRALTGAGVGGILLISTVYLSEVWPVNSRPIALGVLATAFPVGIVATGGLMSGFSDWRLAFCIGILPLTVAFLVWIFLPESILWQQGRSELSTSKPNLFSVENKPNLISGAIIFGSVLIGLWGIFSWIPTWVQSLLPAGQTGQTERGITMMLLGMGGILGGVASGFLVARLGPRPTLLLTFLGCILACGLLFLTNHVFSPVVYGEVALLSLFFGISQGSLSSYVPTLFSPSIRATATGFCFNIGRLFTATAVLFVGSLTSTLGGIGNALVVFSAAFLIAFGAIWIRK
- a CDS encoding carboxymuconolactone decarboxylase family protein, producing MPHIPLPEQLPGITGLLEYRLDTAQPIRELTQILLRGESTLSQGERELIAALVSSRNCTNFCEAAHTKAADLLLGDDETARAVKQDIETAPVSEKMKALLQISALAQTSGKAVTTEAVARAREAGATDREIHDTVLITALFSLYNKYVDGLATVAPADPAYYEMLGERITGRGYVRPPGGYPTQKH
- a CDS encoding transporter; the encoded protein is MKRSLKCLIVAAFLTPFAAQAQMPQDAIYMSKRQICVAGMYGYSSWNQYWEGSLKRENLNIGTQTTQSFMLMPVIGISKRVNVILSLPYVWTSTSAGNLMGQHGIQDVSAWLKVKAVQVGGFSVNAVVGGSIPVGNYVPNFLPMSIGLQCRTVTGRLLLNYRERKTGLYVTAHGSYGWRSNTRIDQDAYQANDRVYNTNEVQVPNTYDAAVRLGVLRKGFQTEFWAERMSCLNGDNIRRNDMPFPTNNMQATSVGWYAKVQPHNIGVNARVGYVVDGVNVGQSTSYMLGLLYQINFKK
- a CDS encoding TonB-dependent receptor, which translates into the protein MKTSVLIALLTLLYLATSTAWAQSRRVSGTIRDADNSQPMAGASVVVKGQQTGTVADAAGQFSLTTNQRGPLALKISMVGYQSRTVTVAEGNQPVTVVLQVATNALQDVVVAASRVEESLLLAPVTVEKMDARAIRETPSATFYEGINNLKGVDMVTSGLTYKQINTRGFASTGNSRFLQLIDGVDNQPAGFGFSVGNMFGLSDLDAESVELVPGAASALYGPAAFNGALLMTSKNPFTYQGLSVQTKVGVNHINDPNTGAAVYQDYGLRYAKVFSNRLAIKLVGSYMKGLDWFATDYTDVDATTSPEKRGLGNPAYNGLNVYGDEVNRTITGIGKVARTGYLEKDLTDYNVYSLKLNGAVHYRITPKLEAIYSFNYAKGTANYTGSNRFSVNGFSLLQHRVELRGANFMVRGYTNQEDSHDSYNTRSLGQQIARTWVRDLNGNVVAPNVADQTWFDRYTAAYQGKIQGVTGSDNTSARSFADQGRLLPGSADYEQQKARLIGIQGLAGAGILSQTNMYHADAQYNFTPALKSAGLSGTDLLVGGNFRQFSLFTNGTLFDDKGGRILYSEVGAFAQLSRSMLADKLKLTVSGRYDKNQNFAGYFTPRASAVFSPGDRHHFRASFQTGYRNPTPSDQFIKLNVGPITILGGAPSNSAGMNVYENSFNSTSIGGFVNGFLGEVNSVGPQQAVLNNKNNLSKSNVPYIAPERVQSFEVGYRALLSSRFSLDANYYFGAYRNFILNTVVIRPNSPVLAADGSINPAAAQDILNSAYQAFQLYTNAPDRVTAQGATLGLNYVTASGYTLTGNGTWSAFNLQNADPNNIPAFNTPRYKTNVTIGHRTIMPNVGFNVAWHWQDAFDWVGSFNDLRPGRIQAYNLIDAQVTLKLPSYKALLKIGASNLTNQYVVQAYGSPAVGGLYYLSLTFDQGMLR
- a CDS encoding phosphatase PAP2 family protein, with the protein product MKKYSQLLTISCLMIGLSAAIISCDKSITEPQRVGYAPASVDEKAGAWKTYILTAPTDVTVATPTAVTSADYLAEVADLKTKSASLTQEQQEAVVYWGTGAVYRWNEIARELAARYNVPPASNADGKYPLPDAANPLADPKFPFSNPPYSARAFAYLSVAQYDALVATWNYKYKFNRSAPSKVDATVRVALPASALPAYPSEDAVVAAASYTVLKAMFPGEGPYLDAKLAEHKNSRLWAGMNVASDLTAGADLGNQVAAKLMARAKTDGMSAANNQTLTAGMIEAAKGRGLSEVWLSQESPLRPPMLPNYGAVTTWNFDAATKVALRPGPPPALNSPEFATAMDELKTINKSQTREQARIANYWSDGAGSYTPPGHWMRAAANAANDAKYSEVRMARTLALVGTALMDAGICCWDTKSYYYYPRPQQFGMKTSVGLPNFPSYTSGHSTFSAAAAVVLGSIFPERTDEFWAQAQEASNSRIYGLIHYRFDCSVGLTCGKNIGSYAAARGKADGSGL